DNA from Immundisolibacter sp.:
AGGTGGATTTTGCCGAGGACTTGGACGTAACAGACCCAGGCGCGTCGTCGCAACACCCCCGACGCGCGTTCAGCAACATCAACACCGCTGCAGACCTGGCGGCACTCGGCTTTCGCACGGACCTGCCATGATCAAACAACGCCAAACCCGCATCGTCGCCACTCTCGGCCCGGCTACCGACCCACCTCAGGTGCTGATGCAACTGCTGCAGGCGGGCATGAACGTGGCGCGGATCAACTTCTCGCACGGGGTACGGGCCGACCACGAACGGCGCATTGGCGACCTGCGCGCCGCCGCTGCCGAACTGGGCTACGACGTGGCGGTACTGGCGGACCTGGCCGGCCCCAAGGTGCGAGTACGCGGGTTTCGCGACGGGCCGGTGATGCTGGTGGCCGGGGAGCTGTTCACCATCGACGCCGCGCTCGGCGAGCTCGACGGCGACGCCACCCAGGTAGGTACCGATTACCCTGAACTGGCGGACGACGTTACCAGTGGCGATCGTCTGCTCCTGAACGACGGGCTCATTCAGCTGCGCGTGCTGTCCGCGCAGGACGGCGCTGTGCGCTGCGAAGTGGAAGCCGGTGGCCTGCTGTCGACCCACAAGGGCATCAACAAACAGGGCGGCGGCCTGTCGGCACCGGCCCTGACCGCCAAGGATCGCCAGGACATCACCACCGCCGCCGAGCTGGAGGTGGACTACCTCGCCGTGTCCTTCGTGCGCCGGGCGCTGGATATCGAGCTCGCCCGCGAGCTGCTGCGTGGCGCCGGTGGCCACGCCCGGATCGTGGCCAAGATCGAACGTACCGAGGCAGTAGCGGCGCTTGAGAGCATCGTCGAAGCGGCCGACGCGGTGATGGTGGCGCGCGGTGATCTTGCCGTGGAAATCGGCGATGCGGAACTGCCCGGCGTACAGAAACGCATCATCGCCGTGTCGCGCGAACTGAACCGCCCGTGCATCACCGCCACCCAAATGATGGAGTCTATGATCGCCAACCCGGTGCCGACCCGCGCCGAGGTGCTCGACGTCGCCAACGCAGTCATCGACGGCACCGATGCGGTAATGCTGTCTGCCGAAACCGCCACCGGCGCCTACCCGGTGCGGACCGTCGAGACAGTCGCGCGGATCTGCCTGGGCGCCGAACGCTACCCGGTGACCGAGCGCTCGATCGAGCGATTTGCCAGCCACTTCGAGCGCACCGACGAGGCCATCGCCATGGCCGCCATGTACCTGACCCGGCACGGCGAGCTTGGCGCGGCGGTAGCACTGACCGACTCCGGCCACACCGCGCTGCTGCTGTCGCGGCTGCTGCACCAGGTACCGGTGTTCGCCCTGACCGAGCACGCCCGTACGCGTCGGCGCATGGCCCTGCTGCGCGGCGTGACCGCAATCAGCTTCGATCGTGGCGCCCGCCCCTACGAGCGCGCCGCGTACGACGCCCTGGATCTGCTGAAAGAACGCGCCCTGATCTCCGCCAATATGCGAGTCCTGATCACCAAGGGCGACCGACCGGGTTCTGGCCGTACCAACACCTTGCTGTTGTTGGACGTTCCGTGAGAATGCCGTTTAGTCCGGATTTCGTTCCCTGCCGGGGAAAACTTACCTTCTCTTACAATGAATTGATCGAGCGCGCCCGTAGTCCCGCGATCAGACATCGCCCTCGCGGTCGAGCAGTGCGCGCTTGCGCTCCACACCCCAACGGTAACCGGACAATCCACCGTTGAGGCTGACCACCCGGTGACAGGGAATCGCCACCGCCAAGGGGTTGGCAGCGCAGGCCCCGGCAACCGCGCGCACCGCATTTGGTGCGCCAATACGCCGGGCGATATCCGTATAGGTCACGGTCTTGCCGGCAGGAATCTGCCCCAGTGCCTGCCACACGCGCTGCTGGAAGGCCGTGCCGCGCACGTCCAGTGGCAAGTCCAGTCCGAGTCTCGGCGCTTCGACAAAGCCCACCACGCGCGCTACCAGTTGCTCGAAATCCTCATCCCCGCCCACCAGATCGGCACGGGGGAAGCGATCCTGCAGATCGCGGGCCAGGGCCTCCGGATCGTCACCCAGCAGAATGGCGCACACACCGCGCTCGCTAGCCGCCACCAGAATTGCGCCCAGTGAGCACTGGCCGACCGCGAAGCGTATTGCGGTATCGACACCGCCCGCGCGGTACTGGGTCGGCGTCATGCCAAGCACCTGATTGGAGGTCGCGTAAAAACGCCCGTTGGAGTTGAAGCCGGCGCCATAGATAGCCTCGGTGATGGTATCGCTGCGCCCCAGTTCGACCCGCACACGGCTGGCGCGATGGGCGGCCGCGTAAGCCCTGGGCGTGACCCCGGTGACGGCTCTGAAAATTCGATGCAGGTGATACCGGCTGAGTCCGGCCCGGTGCGCCAGTACATGCAAAGTGGGCGGTGACTCCGCGACCTGGATGAACCGACACAGATCGGCAATCAGCGCAGCGTGCTGTTGCGCCAACGTCGGCTGGCCGGGCCGGCACCGTTTACAGGGACGAAAACCGGCCCGCTCGGCGGCTTCGGCAGTGGCGTGAAATTCCACGTTTTCCGGGCGCGCGGCACGCGCCACGCAGGACGGTTTGCAATAAACGCCAGTGGTTCTTACCGCGTAGAAGAACTGCCCGTCGGCGGCGGCATCGCGAGCGCACACCGCCACCCAACGCGGATCGCTCAGTGTCGCTGTCACCAGCCTTTCAGTCGTTCCTACCATGGCGCTCCCACCATTTCGCTGGCCAGACTGGCCGATGT
Protein-coding regions in this window:
- the pyk gene encoding pyruvate kinase, which codes for MIKQRQTRIVATLGPATDPPQVLMQLLQAGMNVARINFSHGVRADHERRIGDLRAAAAELGYDVAVLADLAGPKVRVRGFRDGPVMLVAGELFTIDAALGELDGDATQVGTDYPELADDVTSGDRLLLNDGLIQLRVLSAQDGAVRCEVEAGGLLSTHKGINKQGGGLSAPALTAKDRQDITTAAELEVDYLAVSFVRRALDIELARELLRGAGGHARIVAKIERTEAVAALESIVEAADAVMVARGDLAVEIGDAELPGVQKRIIAVSRELNRPCITATQMMESMIANPVPTRAEVLDVANAVIDGTDAVMLSAETATGAYPVRTVETVARICLGAERYPVTERSIERFASHFERTDEAIAMAAMYLTRHGELGAAVALTDSGHTALLLSRLLHQVPVFALTEHARTRRRMALLRGVTAISFDRGARPYERAAYDALDLLKERALISANMRVLITKGDRPGSGRTNTLLLLDVP
- the ada gene encoding bifunctional DNA-binding transcriptional regulator/O6-methylguanine-DNA methyltransferase Ada, with the translated sequence MVGTTERLVTATLSDPRWVAVCARDAAADGQFFYAVRTTGVYCKPSCVARAARPENVEFHATAEAAERAGFRPCKRCRPGQPTLAQQHAALIADLCRFIQVAESPPTLHVLAHRAGLSRYHLHRIFRAVTGVTPRAYAAAHRASRVRVELGRSDTITEAIYGAGFNSNGRFYATSNQVLGMTPTQYRAGGVDTAIRFAVGQCSLGAILVAASERGVCAILLGDDPEALARDLQDRFPRADLVGGDEDFEQLVARVVGFVEAPRLGLDLPLDVRGTAFQQRVWQALGQIPAGKTVTYTDIARRIGAPNAVRAVAGACAANPLAVAIPCHRVVSLNGGLSGYRWGVERKRALLDREGDV